A stretch of Besnoitia besnoiti strain Bb-Ger1 chromosome III, whole genome shotgun sequence DNA encodes these proteins:
- a CDS encoding ribonuclease HI protein (encoded by transcript BESB_047620) has protein sequence MSSGSEASGAFAPGVDEDVVTHHKSPALHCKFQLCWWTSLFLRLVARSGPRASPLASRQELGCALACFLPGSLAWLSMEREGARKRGRGGEEGGGASTGKGHSPPTCYFTLRVGRAAHIITTSPKDVESLFSLFLRQACGEEKTPETELAFSGAVAGEGGPAKVVKPGLDQAAAGGGGGDRPHVLLEPQPGRLEVRADAGPSTQETPVDSERMSPRAPPPAAPEGSGRHAERGDVEGRRTAVKRSDDPLADISLHVMRRSSIGDVLAWVRASLLEDSGARAESSEASGMGGAAPQLFGGKTQGSERACTGGEESTTPSCASRSQEETQLKDVKGEGEEAKHLHSPPSDSPAWKKPRVSPGVDAPEGMEEAARRVKEELASSPLSSSWSQREERVLYIYTDGACRSNGRGREARGGIGVFFGDGDPRNVSMRLLGQPQTNQRAELQAILCAIRLLKAWEDGGRGYWGPVGAAGAKGEASGDAASEGARSGGGPRQAKDAGGGVSSCGLVAASDRVAPLSQRAGLAPSGRAAFATVAGNGKRVNGVELPQGDGGGTVTRRAKVDTSLDRGGAPCGGLHADRETFFEMHDPVKVRICSDSSYAINCITEWVYAWKMNGWRTRARSEVCNRDLVAEIDQLLQGRRRGDARFSSLPATTGADPVFVSGGSDGSDGHGGGEIARFFEKPKEVGDGRSSAAAEGWGGRGSIEFVLVKGHSGNYGNDRADQLACQGAALPSDDEEAAQ, from the exons ATGTCTTCAGGGTCCGAAGCAAGTGGTGCGTTTGCGCCTGGCGTGGACGAGGACGTGGTAACACACCACAAGAGTCCGGCGCTTCACTGCAAGTTTCAATTGTGCTGGTGGACCTCTCTCTTCCTGCG GCTCGTAGCTCGCagcgggcctcgcgcgtcgcctctcgcctcccgtCAAGAACTGGGCTGCGCCCTCGCTTGCTTCCTTCCTGGCTCACTTGCGTGGCTGTCTatggagagagaaggcgcgaggaagcggggccggggaggagaggaaggaggcggcgcctcgaccGGGAAAGGCCACTCTCCTCCCACCTGTTACTTCACGCTCAGAGTAGGCCGCGCTGCTCACATCATCACGACGTCGCCCAAGGACGTTGagtctctgttttctctgtttctACGCCAAGCATGtggcgaagagaagacgccCGAGACGgagctcgccttctccggtGCGGTCGCTGGGGAAGGAGGGCCTGCGAAAGTCGTGAAGCCTGGGCTGGACcaggctgccgcaggcgggggcggaggagaccgGCCCCACGTCCTCCTGGAGCCTCAACCCGGCAGGCTGGAGGTCAGGGCAGACGCAGGGCCCAGCACGCAGGAGACCCCAGTCGACAGTGAGAGAatgtcgccgcgggcgccgccgcccgcggctccgGAAGGATCTGGacgacacgcagagagaggcgacgtgGAAGGCCGCAGAACCGCAGTGAAGCGTTCGGACGATCCACTCGCAGACATCTCGCTGCATGTGatgcggagaagcagcaTCGGCGACGTTCTCGCGTGGGTTAGGGCGTCTTTGTTAGAAGACAGCGGGGCGAGGGCCGAGAGCTCGGAAGCAAGCGGGatgggcggcgcagcgccgcagctttTCGGAGGCAAAACGCAGGGGTCGGAGCGCGCGTGTACTGGTGGTGAAGAGTCCACCACGCCTTCGTGTGCATCGCGTTCTCAGGAGGAGACCCAGCTGAAAGACGTgaagggagagggagaggaggcgaagcaccTCCACTCGCCCCCGAGCGACTCTCCGGCTtggaagaagccgcgagTGTCTCCAGGCGTCGACGCGCCGGAGGGGatggaggaggccgcgcgccgcgtgaaGGAGGAGCTTGCCTCGtcccccctctcctcttcctggtcacagagagaggagcgggtTCTGTATATCTACACAGACGGCGCCTGCCGGTCGaacggccgcgggcgcgaggcgcggggtGGCATCGGCGTGTTCTtcggcgacggagacccGCGAAACGTGTCGATGCGGCTGCTGggacagccgcagacgaatCAGCGCGCCGAATTGCAGGCGATCCTCTGCGCCATCCGCCTCCTGAAGGCCTGggaagacggcggccgcggctaCTGGGGCCCAgtcggcgcagcgggcgccaaGGGCGAGGCttcgggcgacgccgcgagtgAGGGCGCTCGGTCCGGAGGAGGCCCCCGGCAAGCcaaagacgcaggcggcggcgtcagcTCGTGTGGGCTGGTCGCAGCTTCTGATAGAGTGGCTCCACTGTCGCAGAGGGCGGGCTTGGCCCCCTCGGGGCGggcggccttcgcgacgGTCGCGGGCAACGGCAAGCGGGTGAACGGGGTGGAGCtgccgcagggcgacggGGGGGGGACTGTCACTCGGCGCGCTAAAGTCGACACGAGTctcgaccgcggcggcgccccctGCGGTGGGCTGCATGCCGATCGAGAGACGTTTTTCGAGATGCATGACCCCGTCAAAGTGCGCATCTGCAGCGACAGCTCGTACGCGATCAACTGCATCACGGAGTGGGTCTACGCGTGGAAGATGAATGGATGGcgaacgcgggcgcggagcgagGTCTGCAACCGCGACCTCGTGGCGGAGATCGATCAGCTGCTGcaaggccgcaggcgcggagacgcgcggtTTTCGTCGCTTCCCGCGACGACGGGCGCCGACCCCGTTTTTGTCAGTGGCGGGTCTGACGGCTCCGACGGTCACGGCGGGGGCGAGatcgcgcgcttcttcgagAAGCCGAAGGAggtcggcgacggccgctccTCGGCTGCAGCCGAGGGCTGGGGCGGCCGAGGCTCCATCGAGTTCGTCCTCGTCAAGGGCCATAGCGGGAACTACGGAAACGACCGCGCAGACCAACTCGCCTGTCAGGGAGCTGCGCTGCCTtctgacgacgaggaggcggcgcagtga